TGTCAAATTTAGAGATTGATGTTGCACATGTAGCCTGGGCCATTGGTTGCACCCACACAATAGCTGTTTGAACTGACACATGCATAACCCATTGGCCCCGTTGCTCCATCCTTTGGGTAGGAGCCATTTCTGATGGCCCAGTCAGAAATAACAGGGACACCTCTCTTGGCTCTCTTGTTGATGAACCCAAGATGCCTGACAAGGTCCTGTTGACTGAAGCTGTACCATCCAACCTCTGCAAGCATAGCGTAGAAGCATGGGTTGAATGTCCATACACTGCTCTGGTTGATGATCAAGAGCGCCGCAAAGTTGGTGAGGTTTGGGGTGATGGTGGTTTTGCAGCAGCCCTTCCTAGTGCACGGCGCACCGTTGGACATGTTGTTGATGCCCTGGCAGTAGGAGTAGCAGCCGACCACGTACAGGTCTGGGTTGCTGTGCAGGTAGCCACCAATGATACCCATGGTGTTGCAACCGATGACCATGAAGCGGTTGCGCGTGGTCGATGGAAACAAATTCAATAGACTATTTGAGATCAATACTTGGATATTTAAAGAACTTTCTATAAAACGGTGTATCCTGATGAATGATGCCAACATTAAGAAAAGCCAACAGTCCTGGCAGTAAATAAGAATGAAAATTGTGAAAAGTGTGAATGACAGATGTGGAAAACTAAAGTGTCAACAATGTCCACATGCTTCTAATAATGAGGAAAAAAAGAGGTATCTCAATCCAATGGGAATATGGGATCATTTACTCTGTTGACATAGTGTGTGATCCTTGTAAAACATGGTGTGTGTTGATGGTCTCACTCACAGGATGGTGTGCGTGTCAGGGAAAAGAAGCAATAATCCATCCTGTGAGTGAGACcatcaacacacacacacacaccatgtTTTACAAGGATCACACACTATGTCAACAGAGTAAGTGATCCCATATTCCCATTGGATTGAGATACCTCTTTTTTTCCTCATTATTAGAAGCATGTGGACATTGTTGACACTTTAGTTTTCCACATCTGTCATTCACACTTTTCACAATTTTCATTCTTATTTACTGTCAGGACTGTTGGCTTTTCTTAATGTTGGCATCATTCATCAGGATACACCGTTTTATAGAAAGTTCTTTAAATATCTAAGTATTGATCTCAAATGGTCTATTG
The sequence above is a segment of the Aegilops tauschii subsp. strangulata cultivar AL8/78 chromosome 6, Aet v6.0, whole genome shotgun sequence genome. Coding sequences within it:
- the LOC109757167 gene encoding wall-associated receptor kinase 3-like, which gives rise to MLASFIRIHRFIESSLNIQVLISNSLLNLFPSTTRNRFMVIGCNTMGIIGGYLHSNPDLYVVGCYSYCQGINNMSNGAPCTRKGCCKTTITPNLTNFAALLIINQSSVWTFNPCFYAMLAEVGWYSFSQQDLVRHLGFINKRAKRGVPVISDWAIRNGSYPKDGATGPMGYACVSSNSYCVGATNGPGYMCNINL